The following coding sequences are from one uncultured Desulfobacter sp. window:
- a CDS encoding beta-ketoacyl synthase N-terminal-like domain-containing protein: MRYAKIIDGMKVSKSGVESLSQGHLTWESLGVQDGFEDGLPPKKIKSGFKKTQKMADPASRLAMMCAEPLLQNLAGQTNLKQIDGIVLGSLLGCLLTDIRYFETAMPNKGSKASPLFFKNTLPSIPVGEICIAFKIKGPNTLVNTGEVSGISAIVQGGEWIEQKMVTTCLVGGVDLDCRELRSHFPLPLPDNEYASSAYFFVLGGPDVPSSCPELARMTKYRTFFKPCSQTPFSCRFLGNMGMEDLWGVLKQKRAAKERILRVSHEGHGAEIEIETDPKVPAD; encoded by the coding sequence ATGCGATACGCTAAAATTATAGATGGAATGAAAGTGTCAAAATCAGGTGTTGAAAGCTTAAGTCAAGGACACCTGACCTGGGAATCGCTTGGGGTGCAAGACGGTTTTGAAGACGGCCTGCCGCCCAAAAAGATCAAATCCGGTTTCAAAAAGACCCAAAAAATGGCTGATCCGGCGTCAAGGCTTGCCATGATGTGTGCTGAACCATTATTGCAAAACCTGGCCGGGCAGACAAACCTGAAACAAATTGACGGTATTGTCCTGGGCTCTTTATTGGGATGCCTCCTGACGGATATCCGATATTTCGAGACGGCCATGCCAAATAAGGGGAGCAAAGCAAGTCCCCTGTTTTTTAAAAACACCCTGCCAAGCATTCCTGTTGGGGAAATTTGTATCGCGTTTAAAATAAAAGGACCCAATACCCTGGTGAACACAGGCGAAGTCTCCGGGATTTCAGCCATTGTCCAGGGTGGGGAATGGATTGAGCAGAAAATGGTTACAACCTGCCTGGTGGGGGGGGTTGATCTTGACTGCCGGGAACTGAGAAGCCATTTCCCCCTGCCGTTACCTGACAATGAGTATGCATCCAGCGCATATTTTTTTGTTCTTGGCGGTCCGGATGTGCCTTCGTCATGTCCTGAATTGGCCCGGATGACCAAATACCGGACCTTTTTTAAACCGTGCAGTCAAACACCATTTTCGTGCCGCTTTTTGGGCAATATGGGAATGGAGGATCTGTGGGGCGTACTCAAGCAGAAAAGAGCTGCTAAAGAGCGTATTCTACGGGTTTCCCATGAGGGTCACGGCGCAGAAATTGAGATTGAAACGGACCCAAAGGTACCAGCTGATTAA
- a CDS encoding ABC transporter ATP-binding protein: MPLIQLERVVKDYALGETVVHAIRDVDLVIEKAEFISIYGPSGSGKTTILNLIGTLDKITTGRICFDGHDLGQLCDNRLTEIRNQHIGFVFQRFNLIPVLSALENVMLPLQLNGTFFTAARKRALTQLEEVGLEKYVHHRPDKMSGGQQQRVAIARALVTEPSLVIADEPTANIDTKTSLRLISLMRDLNHKKKTTFIFSTHDQRLLDSVDRMIKLEDGKIQ, encoded by the coding sequence ATGCCGCTGATTCAGTTGGAACGCGTGGTCAAGGACTATGCCCTGGGAGAAACCGTTGTACACGCAATTAGAGATGTTGATCTGGTCATTGAAAAAGCAGAGTTTATTTCCATCTACGGCCCTTCCGGCTCAGGAAAAACAACCATTTTAAATCTAATCGGTACCCTGGATAAAATTACAACCGGCCGTATCTGTTTTGATGGACACGATCTTGGTCAGCTTTGCGATAACCGGCTGACTGAAATTCGTAACCAGCATATCGGATTTGTGTTTCAGCGATTTAACCTGATTCCGGTTTTATCGGCCCTGGAAAATGTGATGCTGCCCCTTCAGCTTAACGGCACCTTTTTTACCGCTGCCAGAAAAAGAGCGTTAACGCAGCTGGAAGAGGTTGGACTGGAAAAATATGTTCATCATCGCCCTGATAAAATGTCCGGTGGCCAGCAGCAGCGAGTGGCCATCGCAAGGGCCCTGGTAACCGAGCCTTCCCTGGTCATTGCCGATGAACCCACGGCCAATATCGATACCAAAACCTCTCTTCGGCTGATTTCTTTGATGCGGGATTTGAATCACAAAAAAAAGACAACCTTTATTTTTTCCACCCATGATCAGCGGCTTTTGGACAGTGTGGATCGAATGATCAAACTGGAAGACGGCAAAATTCAATAA
- a CDS encoding FtsX-like permease family protein: MFKWIKIAWRNLLKNKRRSLVTLLAIGIGFTAVNIFKGYTDNTYNGLRESAIRGEGLGHISIYKKGWHENGQIDPASYMLTQKEYKKIIEIAHEDDDVILATPRLYISGMVSNGTVSTIFIAGGVVPSAEMTIRGSLAAIRPVTGPGMDDNNIYGIEMGEGLAKILNISPGDNGVVMAATLDGQINALDIDIAGVYNTGSDATNDKFMRVPFKFAQSLYETDNADRVVVLLMDWKKTEVLKDRLSNALASAGLSCELRTWKDLSLFYNKVRNMFDIIFTFIFCIVLIIVVMSIINTMSMSVLERTREIGTLRALGLKRGGVCRLFAVEGALLGSVGSAVGVVMTVLVWGVIYLIQPTYIPPGGSSPVPLTVNLLPWIMYLMFGFLSLLSLFSAVLPAVQAARSNVVDALGHV, from the coding sequence ATGTTTAAATGGATAAAGATCGCCTGGCGAAATCTGTTGAAAAATAAAAGACGGTCTCTGGTGACTTTACTGGCCATCGGTATTGGATTCACCGCGGTGAATATTTTCAAAGGATACACGGACAATACCTATAATGGGCTAAGAGAGAGCGCCATTCGCGGGGAAGGTCTCGGGCACATCAGTATTTATAAGAAAGGCTGGCATGAAAACGGACAAATTGATCCTGCTTCTTATATGTTGACCCAAAAAGAATATAAAAAAATTATTGAGATTGCCCATGAAGATGATGACGTGATCCTGGCCACCCCCAGGCTGTACATCTCAGGTATGGTATCAAACGGTACGGTCTCCACCATATTCATTGCCGGCGGGGTGGTGCCGTCCGCCGAGATGACGATCAGGGGATCTCTTGCCGCCATCCGGCCGGTGACGGGTCCGGGAATGGATGACAACAACATCTACGGTATTGAGATGGGTGAAGGCCTGGCAAAGATATTGAACATCTCCCCAGGAGACAACGGCGTTGTCATGGCTGCCACCCTTGACGGACAAATCAATGCCCTGGACATTGATATTGCAGGTGTCTACAACACAGGGTCCGATGCAACCAATGATAAATTCATGCGAGTTCCCTTTAAATTTGCCCAGTCGCTCTATGAAACAGACAATGCCGACAGGGTGGTGGTGCTGTTGATGGACTGGAAAAAGACCGAGGTGCTAAAGGATCGGTTGAGCAACGCCCTCGCATCTGCCGGGTTGTCGTGCGAGCTTAGAACCTGGAAGGATCTTTCACTGTTTTATAATAAGGTGAGAAACATGTTTGACATAATTTTCACTTTTATTTTCTGCATTGTACTGATTATCGTTGTGATGAGTATTATCAACACGATGAGCATGTCGGTTCTTGAACGGACAAGGGAGATCGGTACCTTGAGAGCCCTTGGGCTGAAGCGCGGAGGTGTCTGCCGGCTTTTCGCCGTGGAAGGCGCGTTGCTTGGATCGGTGGGGTCCGCCGTCGGGGTGGTCATGACGGTGCTGGTATGGGGGGTAATTTATCTGATTCAACCCACTTACATACCGCCGGGCGGGTCTTCTCCGGTTCCCTTAACGGTTAACCTGCTGCCCTGGATTATGTATCTTATGTTTGGTTTTCTTTCCCTTTTATCTTTGTTCTCTGCGGTTTTACCTGCGGTCCAGGCCGCCAGAAGCAATGTGGTGGATGCGTTGGGCCATGTGTGA
- a CDS encoding outer membrane lipoprotein-sorting protein: protein MMKKAMMFIFLVPVIAGMVSCPAALAKMGPKEILAAADEARGNVEGVIWDVEIESTENGRNQKRRMRIKAKGYNVLAEYMWPKRVKGRKILMIDRNMWFIKPGLRKPVPLSPRQKLMGQAANGDIASANYSGDYAATVLPDEIINGEDCYCFDLNAVDNKATYERIVYWISKQRMVGVKAHFFSSSGKLLKKADFKYENTVLVDGRQHPFISQMRIVDAVITDNVTTMNYTDTTLKTIAASTFNINLLRM, encoded by the coding sequence ATGATGAAAAAGGCAATGATGTTCATTTTTCTTGTGCCTGTGATCGCCGGCATGGTGTCGTGCCCGGCGGCGTTGGCAAAAATGGGTCCCAAGGAGATTCTCGCGGCGGCGGACGAGGCAAGGGGTAATGTCGAAGGGGTAATCTGGGATGTTGAGATCGAATCAACGGAAAACGGGCGAAATCAGAAACGCCGCATGCGTATTAAGGCAAAAGGGTATAATGTTCTGGCAGAATATATGTGGCCAAAGCGGGTGAAGGGCCGGAAAATTCTAATGATAGACCGGAACATGTGGTTTATCAAACCGGGCCTGCGAAAACCGGTTCCCCTTTCACCACGCCAAAAATTAATGGGCCAGGCCGCCAACGGCGATATTGCCTCTGCCAACTATTCCGGCGATTACGCGGCCACAGTGTTGCCTGATGAGATCATCAACGGGGAAGACTGTTATTGCTTTGATTTAAACGCCGTTGATAATAAAGCCACCTATGAACGGATTGTATACTGGATTTCCAAACAACGGATGGTCGGCGTTAAAGCCCATTTCTTCTCATCGTCGGGCAAGCTATTAAAAAAAGCCGATTTCAAGTATGAAAATACGGTCCTGGTGGATGGCAGGCAGCACCCCTTTATTTCCCAGATGCGTATCGTTGATGCCGTGATCACTGACAACGTAACCACCATGAATTACACGGACACCACTTTGAAAACAATTGCCGCATCGACATTTAATATAAACCTGTTGAGGATGTAA
- a CDS encoding radical SAM protein: MAHLDVYKYSKAVEKMVCRGRDRYYLYFGCTPFLGGMSRGFTCGCNFKCCMCLSPFRDFLEGESRFLLNSMYDEISKTRGFYSPEEVVDILVNNENEKKIDEIAMFDGVKPKRSKLRYIDVGYAEISLGREHLLGLCKAAAKTDYIFVIETNGFMIGYESDYAAALAEYKDNILVRVGVKAASEEMYQKVIGVKNAGDYVFKAIQNLIDAGIQPNVAMMCDPRIYSAQEKALMEKKIRDAGYTGKIAEEKIFNYYTAYRRFVESGYDPYELSTNNKLTITGKRVQGSYMLERIAGDEFLLPEAGLKHDLLTQHFREMLNNFNPEKANNLDAVIEYNIDGKDGGSWCFNVKDGACILNRGMAQEEPNISFNMDLDTAYETMISKTRDRTDAFFAGDVKIKGDANLPFQIHEIFHAKAV, from the coding sequence ATGGCACACCTTGACGTTTATAAGTATTCAAAAGCAGTTGAAAAAATGGTTTGCAGAGGACGGGACAGATATTATTTATACTTCGGCTGCACGCCGTTCCTTGGCGGCATGTCCAGGGGATTTACCTGCGGGTGCAATTTTAAATGCTGTATGTGTCTTTCCCCATTCCGGGATTTTTTGGAAGGGGAAAGCCGGTTTTTGCTGAACAGTATGTATGATGAAATCAGTAAAACCAGAGGGTTTTACTCCCCTGAAGAGGTTGTCGATATTCTGGTCAACAATGAAAATGAGAAAAAAATTGATGAAATTGCCATGTTTGACGGTGTCAAACCAAAGCGGTCGAAGTTACGGTATATTGATGTGGGGTATGCGGAAATCAGCCTGGGCAGAGAGCATTTACTGGGATTGTGCAAGGCTGCGGCAAAAACAGATTATATTTTCGTCATAGAGACCAACGGATTCATGATCGGATATGAATCCGACTACGCCGCTGCTTTGGCAGAGTACAAGGACAATATTCTGGTCCGTGTGGGTGTGAAGGCCGCAAGTGAGGAGATGTACCAGAAAGTCATTGGCGTTAAAAATGCCGGGGACTATGTGTTTAAGGCAATTCAAAATTTAATTGACGCCGGTATCCAGCCCAATGTCGCCATGATGTGCGACCCCAGAATTTACTCTGCCCAGGAAAAGGCATTAATGGAAAAGAAAATCCGCGATGCCGGATATACGGGAAAGATTGCCGAAGAAAAAATATTTAACTACTACACCGCATATCGACGGTTTGTGGAAAGCGGATATGATCCGTATGAATTGTCCACCAATAATAAATTGACCATTACCGGCAAAAGAGTCCAGGGCTCCTATATGTTGGAACGGATTGCCGGAGATGAGTTCCTGCTGCCCGAGGCGGGTTTAAAACATGATCTGCTCACACAACATTTCAGGGAAATGCTCAATAATTTTAATCCGGAAAAGGCAAATAATTTAGATGCGGTTATCGAATATAATATTGACGGTAAAGATGGCGGTTCCTGGTGTTTTAACGTAAAAGACGGGGCCTGTATCCTGAACCGGGGGATGGCCCAGGAGGAGCCGAACATTTCATTCAACATGGATTTGGACACCGCATATGAAACCATGATCTCAAAAACCCGGGACCGCACCGATGCTTTTTTTGCCGGGGATGTAAAGATTAAAGGGGACGCAAATCTTCCGTTTCAGATCCATGAAATTTTCCATGCAAAGGCGGTTTAA
- a CDS encoding beta-ketoacyl-[acyl-carrier-protein] synthase family protein — MMKSAALITGIGILSPLGNTVHSFWSNLKNGVTCLEEIESIPKTIKARNAAGLVRDLDLDSFFSDGEIKKLAGMDITSQFVLRACRQALLDAQIDLESRQGRRFVCAFGSSVGNLPTDMPERAGKKIGRQRHPPEMMDLRNQTVIHDLCEIENIDCPGISVSSNCSAGNIAIGYGVEMIRCKRADIAIVGGYEVFRLLVFDKLSKIGLLTKETCRPFEKRRDGMFLGEGVGVLILESKEAVLKAGKKSYGEIIGFGAGSDAYHTMKFSPVGKGVNHAVNSAMADAGIDAADIDLVIADAKGMGEGDRAEAFALKKVFGEGLESTPVTSFKSQTTHCMGAAGPHSVVAGLFCLKENLVPSIQYYKEPDAKIKLNLVTHGVLEKPLDTLLVNAVGLGGNAGSLIIRHN, encoded by the coding sequence ATGATGAAATCCGCTGCGCTGATCACCGGTATCGGCATACTTTCGCCACTGGGTAACACGGTACACTCGTTCTGGTCTAATCTTAAAAACGGCGTGACCTGCTTAGAAGAGATCGAATCCATTCCAAAAACAATAAAAGCGCGTAATGCTGCAGGCCTGGTCCGTGACCTTGACCTGGACTCTTTTTTTTCAGACGGGGAAATCAAAAAATTGGCCGGTATGGATATCACCTCCCAATTTGTATTACGTGCCTGCCGCCAGGCGTTGTTGGATGCGCAGATAGATCTTGAAAGCAGACAGGGTCGTCGATTTGTCTGTGCGTTTGGTTCCAGTGTGGGAAATCTGCCTACGGATATGCCGGAGCGGGCCGGAAAAAAAATTGGCAGGCAGAGACACCCGCCTGAGATGATGGATCTTCGCAATCAAACGGTGATTCATGACCTGTGTGAGATCGAGAATATCGACTGCCCGGGGATTTCAGTCTCCTCCAATTGTTCAGCCGGTAATATCGCCATTGGATACGGCGTTGAGATGATACGATGCAAAAGAGCTGATATTGCCATTGTCGGCGGTTACGAAGTCTTCCGGCTGCTGGTATTTGATAAATTGTCAAAGATCGGGCTTTTAACAAAAGAGACGTGCCGGCCCTTTGAAAAAAGAAGAGATGGTATGTTCCTCGGAGAGGGGGTCGGCGTCCTTATACTCGAATCAAAAGAGGCTGTTCTGAAAGCCGGGAAAAAAAGCTATGGGGAAATTATCGGGTTCGGCGCGGGATCCGATGCTTACCACACAATGAAATTTTCCCCTGTGGGCAAAGGCGTCAACCATGCCGTCAACTCTGCAATGGCTGATGCAGGAATTGATGCAGCCGATATTGATCTGGTCATTGCAGATGCCAAAGGCATGGGTGAGGGGGATCGTGCCGAGGCCTTTGCACTTAAAAAAGTGTTTGGAGAGGGTTTGGAATCAACACCGGTAACCTCTTTTAAATCACAAACAACCCATTGTATGGGGGCTGCCGGACCCCACAGCGTGGTTGCCGGGCTGTTCTGCCTGAAGGAAAACCTTGTCCCATCAATCCAATACTACAAGGAGCCCGATGCTAAAATAAAATTGAATCTGGTTACCCATGGGGTATTGGAAAAGCCGTTGGATACCCTTTTGGTCAATGCGGTGGGATTGGGAGGAAACGCCGGATCTCTGATAATCCGGCATAACTGA